The window GTATTAATTGATCCTCCTGCATCCACAACAACTGTAACACCAGTAGCTTTGAATCTGGCAAAATCTACCTCTGCTACGAGCCAGCTAAAAAAAGGAAATACCTGATCGAATGGGACAAAGCCTTCTCCATCAGTAGGAAAAGCTTGATATATTGTGCCATCCCTCCATCGCAGATTTATATTCTGTTCCGGGATTCCCATTTCACCTGCATCCATATCCCAGAATCCATCAGCATTACTATCATTGAAAACCCAATGCTCAAGTCTTGTGAACCATTGAAAAACAGGTATTTCCCCGAAGTTACAACTACCTGTTTGAGTATTACACGAGCCGTCTGGATTTACTGTAACCGTATAAAAAGCGAAAATCAAATCCAAATTATCGTCCCAGACTACAAGCTGATAATCACCCGGAGGAACATTCGGAATTTGAAATGTGCCATCTGGATTGCACCTCTGAGCATAAATGCCTCTACCGGTACCTGCTGCTCCAAGGTTTAAACCAACCCAAGGTGTTGTATGTGCAAAAAGGCCACCTGCATGAAATGTATAATCAGGAGGACGGGATAAATGCAGATTTACAACCTGTCCACTGAGGGTAGTTCCACCAGTAAGTGCTGTAGTGTCGTTTAAAGGCTGTATAAATCCAATAGATACATGAGGACCAGGTGGACCAAATTCAGCAAAATAAGGTGGTTCATTCGCCTTAATCCAGGCGTCTATTGTTTTTGTTCCTTCAATAGTCGATGTTTGAATCCATTTCTGGCCAACAGGAGGAATAGCTCTAATACCATATTTACCAGGTGCGAGATACTTAATAATTGCCATCCCGTTTGCGTCTGTCAGTATTATGCCGGTGCCCATAGATATTGGATTGCCCGCAGCATCATATTCTGTCCCCAGTGGATTACCGAAGGCATCCATCATCTGTTGCCCTGCTGAAATACCATATCTCCCGCCTGCATCCTCGAGTATAATGCTGAAACCTTGAAGCCCATGCTCTGCTGGAAGATCCGGTGCATTGTTTATAGGCTGATTATCCTCAAAGACAAAAATTGTTATCTGCGCAGTCGGAAGTGGAAGTGCATTTACATAAACCGTAACAGCAGTTTGTCCAGGGGAAACCGCAGCTCCTCCAATGGTATAGCTTGTTCCAGGCGGAGGTACCCGATCAGGAAGAACAGAAACATAATAATGTTTAGATGTATCAGGAATGGTTATTGTTGTTATGCCTGTTCCATGTCCCTCAGCAACAACAGGCATATAACTCTTATGAAAGTCTATAGCCCAATTTGTTGAAGGGTCCCCTGGAATAACGTGATGTGTAGCATCTTCTTCTACAAGCCATCTATAACCTATAACATTTGTGTAAGTGCCATCCTTATTAACGCCTTTGACTTGTAAAGTAAATGCTTCAGAACCTGATGAGAAGAGGCAAAACAGAAGCAATAGAAATACTGAAAAAGAAAGAAATAGTAATTCTTTTTTAAATATAAAAAATCTATTTTTCATAAATAATATCCTCCCTCTTAGTTGTATTGCAATTTTGCATTCAATTAATTTTTTAATAATGCAATTTATTTGGCCCTTTCCCCTGTTAAGATTATTTTTTCTTTGTTTGTTTTAAGATTAACAAGAGATTAATTCGGAATAAATTCGGGGAAATACGTATTTATATGTTGGGTAAATTACTCATTTTGTTTGAGAAGAAATACTTATTGATGTATCAGTAAAACTACGTAACTGATGATAAGAAGCAGAGTTCTAAATGATTATGTATTAAGGATTATTTTTCGAAGAAATTCGGGTTGCTTTTATATGGAATACTAACTGTTATTCTTGTTCCTTTATTAGGAATCCCAACAATTTTGACTTTGCCTCCAAAAAGATGGGCACGTTCCCGGATCCCTGTAAGGCCATACGATCTGGCATTTATTATTTGATTTTGTGTTATTCCTATACCATTGTCTTTTATCTCGAGAATAATATTATCTGTTTTCTTATTCAGATTTATTTCTACACTGGTTGCGTTGGCATGTCGAAATACATTGGTGAGCGCCTCCTGGAAAATACGGTAAATAGCTATTGAAATATTTTTATCCAACTTAATATCATCTGAAAAATCCATGTTGAGTTCACATTTAATACCTGTCCTTTCAGAAAATTCCTGAGCGTTCCATTCTATTGCAGCTGTAAGCCCGAGGTCATCCAGCATACCAGGTCTCAATTCAGCTGACTTTTTTTGTACTGTTTTTACAGCGTTATCAATTAATACAGCCATTGATTTCATTTTCAAGAAAATTAGTTTCTTATTTTTATTTTTTTGAAAATTATTATTTAACCAGAACAAATCCATCTTTAGAGCTGTTAACAACTGACCGAGTTCATCATGAATATCCCGTGCAATTTGCATTCTTTCTTCTTCGATTGCTGATTGTAAATAAGCAGATAGATAACGTAGCTGTTCCCTTGAAATTTTTAATTCTTCTTCTGCCTTTTTTCGTTCAGTAATATCCTCATAAACCGCAACAACGCGCTTCCTCTTCAATTTTTTACCAATCACAGAACCACTGACCAAACAAAAAATGTCCCTGCCGTCTTTACAGCGATAAGGAAATTCTATTGTATAATGTTTTCGTTTCTCAATGGCAGGGTAGAATAGCCTGCCCATTTTATCGTATTCTTCATCGTTTCTGTATAGAATTCTTGCGCTCTTGCCTATCAATTCCCCTGGTGTCCAACCAAAAACTTTTTTTACTGCCTGATTGGCAAAGAAGATTTTGCGTTCCTCTAAACCAAGTACAGGATGAGAAA of the Nitrospirota bacterium genome contains:
- a CDS encoding PAS domain-containing sensor histidine kinase, with protein sequence MEFLHTAQNTSHLKKTKIKCWKFFHCDKKECPAFESLNLNCWLFTGTHCRNEIQGKFIDKVEMCLECEVFLRNMDADAMNETCKVFKQQLIEYRKIVDHRDKELENMSLELAIALSEVFEALKKISSGDPRVRIPEKSDIELITKLKHMINLTAENIGEIVDQSHEIAISIAEHFDVLHRVSKGDLKARVNSSSEIELLESLKKVTNDTIKSISREISERKSAEIALRKLEALKSSILSAISHPVLGLEERKIFFANQAVKKVFGWTPGELIGKSARILYRNDEEYDKMGRLFYPAIEKRKHYTIEFPYRCKDGRDIFCLVSGSVIGKKLKRKRVVAVYEDITERKKAEEELKISREQLRYLSAYLQSAIEEERMQIARDIHDELGQLLTALKMDLFWLNNNFQKNKNKKLIFLKMKSMAVLIDNAVKTVQKKSAELRPGMLDDLGLTAAIEWNAQEFSERTGIKCELNMDFSDDIKLDKNISIAIYRIFQEALTNVFRHANATSVEINLNKKTDNIILEIKDNGIGITQNQIINARSYGLTGIRERAHLFGGKVKIVGIPNKGTRITVSIPYKSNPNFFEK